One Amycolatopsis thermophila DNA segment encodes these proteins:
- a CDS encoding DUF6328 family protein has product MSGHDEETPNQRLARNVNELLGELRVAQAGVQILFGFLLSVVFTNQFREASGFEKAVHLAAVLLAVVSTALLSAPAAWHRILFRAGRRDDILRAGNKAVLAGLVCLAAAITATVSLIAKVVYGPIAMAVVCGLVGITFAVLWFVVPNLLSNQAVRDTRPAPKPPSDSAAAE; this is encoded by the coding sequence GTGTCCGGTCACGATGAGGAGACCCCGAACCAGCGACTCGCGCGCAACGTGAACGAGCTGCTCGGCGAGCTGCGGGTGGCGCAGGCCGGGGTGCAGATCCTGTTCGGTTTCCTGTTGTCCGTGGTGTTCACCAACCAGTTCCGCGAGGCCAGCGGGTTCGAGAAGGCGGTGCACCTGGCCGCGGTCCTGCTCGCGGTCGTCTCCACGGCGTTGCTGTCCGCGCCGGCGGCGTGGCACCGGATCCTGTTCCGCGCCGGCCGCCGCGACGACATCCTGCGCGCCGGCAACAAGGCCGTGCTGGCCGGGTTGGTGTGCCTGGCCGCCGCGATCACCGCGACGGTCTCCCTGATCGCGAAGGTGGTCTACGGCCCGATCGCGATGGCGGTGGTCTGCGGGCTGGTCGGGATCACCTTCGCGGTGCTCTGGTTCGTCGTGCCGAACCTCCTGTCGAACCAGGCGGTGCGCGACACGCGCCCGGCTCCGAAGCCGCCCTCGGACTCCGCAGCCGCGGAGTGA
- a CDS encoding DUF3040 domain-containing protein, with the protein MALHGEEQRRLSEIERQLAAENPRLAQRLAELRPMRISGILLSVLGILCSPVIGLFLLVAAAQSHVLILFVIGTVFTSVIPTALIWRAWLHRLP; encoded by the coding sequence ATGGCACTCCACGGCGAAGAACAGCGACGACTGTCGGAAATCGAGCGGCAACTGGCCGCCGAGAACCCACGACTTGCGCAGCGGCTGGCCGAGCTCCGGCCCATGCGCATCTCCGGCATCCTGCTGTCCGTCCTCGGAATCCTGTGCTCCCCGGTGATCGGGCTGTTCCTGCTCGTGGCCGCGGCCCAGTCGCACGTGCTGATCCTGTTCGTGATCGGGACCGTGTTCACCTCCGTGATCCCCACGGCGCTGATCTGGCGCGCCTGGCTCCACCGGTTACCGTGA
- a CDS encoding fluoride efflux transporter FluC, whose product MSGDPGAATTTRRSQAPVVAVVAAGGAVGALARYGLAQAWPTAAGHFPWATFVTNVLGCFLIGVLMVLVTEVRVAHRLVRPFVGVGVLGGFTTFSTYAVEFHGLLTPGHAAVAFAYLGGTLLAAMLAVIAGVALTRRVTVRRTAAHREVAVR is encoded by the coding sequence GTGAGCGGTGATCCCGGTGCGGCCACCACCACTCGCCGGTCGCAGGCCCCCGTCGTGGCGGTCGTCGCGGCCGGCGGTGCGGTCGGCGCGCTAGCCAGATACGGCCTGGCCCAGGCGTGGCCGACCGCCGCGGGGCACTTCCCCTGGGCGACGTTCGTCACGAACGTGCTCGGGTGTTTTCTGATCGGCGTGCTGATGGTGCTGGTCACCGAGGTCCGCGTGGCGCACCGGCTGGTGCGGCCGTTCGTCGGCGTCGGCGTGCTCGGCGGCTTCACGACGTTCTCCACCTATGCCGTGGAGTTCCACGGGCTCCTGACGCCCGGCCACGCGGCCGTCGCGTTCGCCTACCTCGGCGGGACGCTGCTGGCCGCCATGCTCGCCGTCATCGCCGGTGTGGCCCTGACCCGCCGCGTGACCGTCCGGCGGACCGCGGCGCACCGCGAGGTGGCGGTCCGTTGA
- the crcB gene encoding fluoride efflux transporter CrcB: protein MIAVLVIAGAIVGAPVRYLADRVVQSRHGGPFPWGTLLVNLSGCLILGALTGAALPTPAFALLGTGFCGALTTYSTFSFETLRLIEQRAYFYAVLNMVVSVAAGVGAAFVGYATAQAFVTV from the coding sequence TTGATCGCCGTCCTGGTGATCGCCGGCGCGATCGTCGGTGCGCCCGTGCGCTACCTCGCCGACCGCGTCGTGCAGTCCCGGCACGGCGGGCCGTTTCCGTGGGGCACGCTCCTGGTCAACCTGTCCGGGTGTCTCATCCTGGGCGCGCTGACCGGCGCCGCGCTGCCGACGCCGGCGTTCGCGTTGCTCGGCACCGGGTTCTGCGGCGCGCTCACCACCTACAGCACGTTCAGTTTCGAGACGCTGCGGCTGATCGAGCAGCGGGCCTACTTCTACGCGGTGCTGAACATGGTGGTCAGCGTGGCCGCCGGGGTGGGCGCCGCGTTCGTCGGTTATGCGACGGCTCAGGCATTTGTAACGGTGTGA
- a CDS encoding dienelactone hydrolase family protein, whose amino-acid sequence MSDAMRAETVTITGHGGDEIEAYLARPLDPAPRGGVVVIHHMPGYDEATKEIVRRFAANGYHAICPNLYTREAPGADPDDAAAAARAQGGVPDDRLVGDVEGAATYLKGLDGANGKIGVIGYCSGGRQTFLTACSIQIDAAVDCYGAFVVGDPPPQMAGMKPLLGLAPRLSCPLLGLFGADDKYPSPDEVATLSAELDRLGKPHEFHSYEGAGHAFFAVDRPSYRPEAAVDGWRRIFDFFGKHLAA is encoded by the coding sequence ATGAGCGATGCGATGCGGGCCGAGACCGTCACGATCACCGGGCACGGCGGGGACGAGATCGAGGCCTACCTGGCCCGGCCCCTCGACCCGGCGCCGCGCGGCGGGGTCGTGGTGATCCACCACATGCCCGGCTACGACGAGGCGACCAAGGAGATCGTGCGGCGCTTCGCCGCGAACGGCTACCACGCGATCTGCCCCAACCTCTACACGCGCGAGGCGCCCGGCGCCGATCCCGACGACGCGGCGGCGGCCGCCCGCGCCCAGGGCGGCGTGCCCGACGACCGGCTCGTCGGCGACGTCGAGGGCGCGGCGACCTACCTCAAGGGACTCGACGGCGCCAACGGCAAGATCGGCGTGATCGGCTACTGCTCCGGCGGGAGGCAGACCTTCCTGACCGCGTGCAGCATCCAGATCGACGCCGCCGTCGACTGCTACGGCGCGTTCGTCGTCGGCGATCCGCCGCCCCAGATGGCGGGCATGAAGCCGCTGCTGGGGCTCGCGCCGCGGCTGTCGTGCCCGCTGCTCGGCCTGTTCGGCGCCGACGACAAGTACCCCTCGCCGGACGAGGTCGCCACCCTGTCCGCCGAGCTGGACCGGCTGGGCAAGCCGCACGAGTTCCACAGCTACGAAGGCGCCGGGCACGCGTTCTTCGCCGTCGACCGGCCCAGCTACCGCCCGGAGGCGGCGGTCGACGGCTGGCGGCGGATCTTCGACTTCTTCGGCAAGCACCTGGCGGCGTGA
- a CDS encoding DUF6295 family protein, protein MCTYLTEQIEIDGSGKAARGWIPLTHASVYVDHPTHAQYAHTVNIDFLNPAEGPSARVPVELTEEAALALADAIHRAIASAPKGLASANQPM, encoded by the coding sequence ATGTGCACCTACCTGACCGAGCAGATCGAGATCGACGGCAGCGGCAAGGCGGCGCGGGGGTGGATCCCGCTCACGCACGCTTCGGTCTACGTCGACCACCCGACCCACGCCCAGTACGCGCACACCGTGAACATCGACTTCCTCAACCCGGCGGAGGGGCCGTCCGCGCGGGTGCCGGTGGAGCTGACCGAGGAGGCCGCGCTGGCCCTCGCGGACGCGATCCACCGGGCGATCGCGTCCGCGCCGAAGGGCCTCGCGTCGGCGAACCAGCCGATGTGA
- a CDS encoding GNAT family N-acetyltransferase translates to MTFEDGLPTVAEYRALRAAVGWPSPGPDVCRAALANSVHGVVARTGPELVGMGRLIGDGVMYLLVVDVVVHPAAQGAGRGRQLVAVAGARRVQLVAADEVVPFYERLGFAREPSHLMAYRTLR, encoded by the coding sequence GTGACCTTCGAGGACGGCCTGCCCACCGTGGCCGAGTACCGCGCCTTGCGGGCCGCTGTGGGCTGGCCCTCGCCGGGGCCGGACGTCTGCCGCGCCGCGCTGGCGAACTCGGTGCACGGCGTGGTGGCGCGGACCGGGCCCGAGCTGGTGGGCATGGGGCGGCTGATCGGCGACGGCGTGATGTACCTGCTGGTCGTGGACGTGGTGGTGCATCCCGCCGCCCAGGGCGCCGGGCGCGGCCGCCAGCTGGTGGCGGTCGCGGGCGCACGACGGGTGCAGCTCGTCGCGGCCGACGAGGTGGTGCCGTTCTACGAGCGGCTGGGGTTCGCGCGTGAGCCCAGCCACCTCATGGCGTACCGCACTCTGAGATGA
- a CDS encoding YeeE/YedE family protein, which produces MSAVTDRPPAGNFLLRSPTSCAAPIPEPEAPVRWVPLAVSAAGSVALSWYVWATYGGKFGALLVVGLFLGLALYHSRFGFTSAWRQLIAVGNGEGLRAHALLLGTAATLIALLVGTGTGLFGTTPKVTAGPIGLALFVGAALFAVGMQLGGACASGTLFAVGAGQSSIVLTLGGFIAGSVFYTWAFPVFDGWPQVSGFLLADHVGWFGSWAITIAVLGLVVVATRVVQARRNPPPLGVPPTAKGFARVFRGSWPLLAGAVVLAVLAAVVVLVSGGTWGVTFAFALWGAKLLQLIGLHPETWEFWQTTSNAKSLAGPIWTDKTSLTDIGIVLGAAVAAAAAGTWKIHSEIPWRTAVASVLGGILMGIGARLAGGCNIGAYLAGISTGSLHGWLWGIFALGGTWVGLKLRPLFGLTNPKPADSIC; this is translated from the coding sequence GTGTCCGCTGTCACCGACCGGCCACCGGCCGGCAACTTCCTGCTGCGCTCGCCCACCTCGTGCGCCGCGCCGATCCCGGAGCCGGAGGCACCGGTCCGCTGGGTTCCACTGGCCGTCTCCGCCGCCGGGTCCGTCGCGCTCAGCTGGTACGTCTGGGCCACCTACGGCGGCAAGTTCGGTGCGCTGCTGGTGGTCGGGCTGTTCCTCGGCCTCGCGCTGTACCACTCGCGCTTCGGGTTCACCTCCGCCTGGCGGCAGCTCATCGCGGTCGGCAACGGGGAGGGCCTGCGCGCCCACGCCCTGCTGCTCGGCACCGCCGCCACGTTGATCGCACTGCTCGTCGGCACCGGAACCGGGCTGTTCGGCACCACGCCGAAGGTCACGGCCGGCCCGATCGGGCTCGCGTTGTTCGTCGGCGCGGCCCTGTTCGCCGTCGGGATGCAACTCGGCGGGGCGTGCGCGTCCGGGACGCTGTTCGCCGTCGGCGCGGGGCAGTCGTCCATCGTGCTCACGCTGGGTGGGTTCATCGCCGGCTCGGTGTTCTACACCTGGGCGTTCCCGGTCTTCGACGGGTGGCCGCAGGTGTCCGGTTTCCTGCTCGCCGACCACGTCGGCTGGTTCGGTTCCTGGGCGATCACCATCGCGGTGCTCGGGCTGGTCGTCGTCGCGACCCGGGTCGTGCAGGCGCGCCGCAACCCGCCGCCGCTGGGCGTACCGCCGACCGCCAAGGGTTTCGCGCGCGTCTTCCGCGGGTCGTGGCCGCTGCTCGCCGGCGCCGTCGTGCTCGCCGTGCTCGCCGCGGTGGTCGTGCTCGTGTCGGGCGGCACCTGGGGCGTCACGTTCGCCTTCGCGCTGTGGGGCGCGAAGCTGCTGCAGCTGATCGGCCTGCACCCGGAGACCTGGGAGTTCTGGCAGACCACCAGCAACGCCAAGTCGCTCGCCGGTCCGATCTGGACGGACAAGACCAGCCTCACCGACATCGGCATCGTCCTCGGCGCGGCGGTCGCGGCCGCGGCCGCAGGCACTTGGAAGATCCACTCCGAGATCCCGTGGCGCACCGCGGTCGCGTCCGTCCTCGGTGGAATCCTGATGGGAATCGGCGCCCGGCTCGCGGGCGGCTGCAACATCGGTGCCTACCTGGCCGGTATCTCCACCGGCAGCCTGCACGGGTGGCTGTGGGGGATCTTCGCCCTGGGCGGCACCTGGGTCGGGCTCAAGCTGCGTCCGCTGTTCGGGCTCACCAACCCGAAGCCGGCGGACAGCATCTGCTGA
- a CDS encoding chitinase, whose protein sequence is MKRLLVLALAGLLVALGWTPAQAALPSKQLTGYWQNFVNSAQPLKLSQVPDSYDVIVLAFANADPATPGAVTFGVDPDLSNALGGYTDADLKADIAAKRAAGKPVLLSIGGERGNTDLSSADRVSAFVGSFTRIATDFGIQGIDIDLEGTFDAANTASAIRQVHDRMGDGFLVTMAPQTLDVQPGGRYMALIESVKSLITVVHTQYYNSGGMLGCTGQLVSQGSVDFITAQACNLLQVLRPDQVALGVPATPQAAGSGYVPPSVVNSALDCLAKRAGCGSYLPTTAWPGISGVMTWSINWDASSGWAFSAPVRSHLDALA, encoded by the coding sequence ATGAAACGACTGCTCGTGCTCGCACTGGCCGGCCTCCTCGTCGCGCTCGGCTGGACGCCCGCTCAGGCCGCCCTGCCGTCCAAGCAGCTCACCGGCTACTGGCAGAACTTCGTCAACTCCGCGCAGCCGCTGAAGCTGTCGCAGGTCCCGGACTCCTACGACGTGATCGTGCTGGCCTTCGCCAACGCCGATCCCGCGACGCCCGGCGCGGTGACCTTCGGCGTCGACCCGGACCTGTCGAACGCGCTCGGCGGCTACACCGACGCCGACCTGAAGGCCGACATCGCCGCGAAGCGGGCGGCCGGGAAGCCGGTGCTCCTGTCGATCGGGGGTGAGCGGGGCAACACCGACCTGAGCAGCGCCGATCGGGTAAGCGCTTTCGTCGGCTCGTTCACCCGCATCGCGACCGATTTCGGCATCCAGGGCATCGACATCGACCTGGAGGGCACCTTCGACGCGGCGAACACCGCGAGCGCGATCAGGCAGGTGCACGACCGCATGGGCGACGGCTTCCTGGTCACCATGGCACCCCAGACGCTCGACGTGCAGCCGGGCGGACGGTACATGGCGCTGATCGAGAGTGTGAAGTCGCTGATCACCGTGGTCCACACGCAGTACTACAACTCGGGCGGCATGCTCGGCTGCACCGGTCAGCTGGTGTCGCAGGGCAGCGTCGACTTCATCACCGCGCAGGCGTGCAACCTGCTGCAGGTGCTGCGGCCGGATCAGGTGGCGCTCGGCGTGCCGGCGACGCCTCAGGCCGCCGGGAGCGGCTACGTGCCTCCGTCGGTGGTCAACTCGGCCCTCGACTGCCTGGCGAAGCGCGCCGGGTGCGGTTCGTACCTGCCGACGACCGCGTGGCCGGGGATCAGCGGCGTGATGACGTGGTCCATCAACTGGGACGCCTCGTCCGGCTGGGCGTTCTCGGCACCGGTGCGGTCGCACCTGGACGCGCTCGCCTGA
- a CDS encoding beta-1,3-glucanase family protein yields the protein MLTRRSFLVAAGVGAVAMTVRPASAATALPLTIVNNTGAYANTSIWCYLVGTDSAGNQFHVTPNGTIVPVSLSDNGSGGFTDYAIPLAPTGPTTLTVPRMSGRLYFALGQKLRFKAVTDGAGRPALQYPAGWVDSDPNYRILHDFVEFTLDDLGMHCNTTMVDQFGVPLSIQLTGAASQTTGTLKPGGRAQIFDQIRAQPDFGNLVVDDLRVIAPGHGLDAGRFSPTYFDSYTDRVWSTYTGTDLRLNTGSATFTGRIGSDGTLVVRDGSGRTASPIRRPSTRDILFCDGALAAPNDGLTGPVAALLGAALNRTTLLDHPDQPVSDPAAFYRNPVTNHYARIMHAATADGRAYGFAFDDVGGFASYIEDPAPTSCTVTLTPF from the coding sequence ATGCTGACTCGCCGGAGTTTCCTCGTCGCCGCGGGCGTGGGGGCGGTGGCGATGACCGTCAGACCGGCGAGCGCGGCCACCGCGCTCCCCCTGACGATCGTCAACAACACGGGCGCCTACGCGAACACCTCGATCTGGTGCTACCTCGTCGGCACGGACAGCGCGGGCAACCAGTTCCACGTCACCCCGAACGGCACGATCGTCCCGGTTTCCTTGTCCGACAACGGTTCCGGCGGATTCACCGACTACGCGATCCCGCTCGCGCCCACCGGCCCGACCACGCTGACCGTGCCCAGGATGTCCGGCCGCCTGTACTTCGCACTCGGCCAGAAGCTCCGGTTCAAGGCGGTCACCGACGGCGCGGGCCGCCCGGCGCTGCAGTACCCGGCGGGCTGGGTGGACAGCGACCCCAACTACCGGATCCTGCACGACTTCGTCGAGTTCACCCTCGACGACCTGGGCATGCACTGCAACACCACGATGGTCGACCAGTTCGGCGTGCCGCTGTCGATCCAGCTCACCGGCGCCGCGTCGCAGACCACGGGCACGCTCAAGCCCGGCGGCCGGGCCCAGATCTTCGACCAGATCCGCGCCCAGCCGGACTTCGGGAACCTCGTCGTGGACGACCTGCGCGTCATCGCACCCGGGCACGGCCTCGACGCCGGCCGCTTCTCGCCCACCTACTTCGACAGCTACACCGACCGGGTCTGGTCCACCTACACCGGCACGGACCTGCGGCTGAACACCGGGTCGGCCACCTTCACCGGCCGCATCGGCTCCGACGGCACCCTCGTCGTGCGGGACGGCTCCGGCCGCACGGCGAGCCCGATCCGCCGACCGTCCACACGCGACATCCTCTTCTGCGACGGTGCGCTCGCCGCCCCCAACGACGGCCTCACCGGCCCGGTCGCCGCCCTGCTCGGCGCCGCGCTGAACCGCACCACCCTGCTCGACCACCCGGACCAGCCCGTGTCCGACCCGGCCGCGTTCTACCGGAACCCGGTGACCAACCACTACGCGCGCATCATGCACGCCGCGACCGCCGACGGCCGCGCGTACGGCTTCGCGTTCGACGACGTCGGCGGGTTCGCCTCCTACATCGAGGATCCCGCGCCCACCTCCTGCACCGTCACCCTGACCCCGTTCTAG
- a CDS encoding PASTA domain-containing protein produces the protein MRRHRPVVEVPDVVGLGADDACAIVRRAGLVPAGPEGMPAPEDGVVVAQAPIGAAGAEEGATVVLITQHGRRPADDPLTPPPTEEADTLQPA, from the coding sequence ATGCGGCGACACCGGCCGGTCGTGGAGGTGCCCGACGTCGTGGGCCTGGGCGCCGACGACGCCTGCGCGATCGTGCGCCGCGCCGGGCTGGTTCCAGCCGGGCCCGAGGGCATGCCGGCGCCCGAGGACGGCGTGGTCGTCGCCCAGGCGCCCATCGGCGCCGCCGGTGCCGAGGAGGGCGCCACCGTCGTCCTGATCACCCAGCACGGCCGCCGCCCCGCGGACGACCCGCTCACCCCGCCGCCCACCGAGGAGGCGGACACGCTCCAGCCCGCCTGA
- a CDS encoding DUF3040 domain-containing protein, translated as MLSRNEQQQLRAIEQWFEISDPDLTRALRSGRLRQWGLGRRLLCLGLMVLGVGLIALGAAVSNVLLLFVGILSLTTGVCLRIGALRP; from the coding sequence ATGTTGAGCCGAAACGAGCAGCAGCAACTCAGGGCGATCGAGCAGTGGTTCGAGATCTCGGACCCCGACCTGACGAGAGCGCTGCGCTCGGGACGGCTCCGGCAGTGGGGCCTCGGCCGGCGGCTGCTGTGCCTCGGGCTCATGGTGCTGGGGGTCGGGTTGATCGCCCTCGGCGCGGCGGTCAGCAACGTGCTGTTGCTGTTCGTGGGCATCCTCAGCCTGACCACCGGGGTCTGCCTCCGCATCGGCGCCCTGCGGCCCTGA
- a CDS encoding SRPBCC family protein, translating into MSREFELRKEVVLEATPEQVWEAISTGAGNTAWFQPIEDVDPDAANVVAWDPPRHLKVDAGTQAFEYLVEARDGGTAVLRFVHSGVLDDNWTGEYEDLTGKGWDLYFHTLAQYFRHFPGRRATYVEAEGPKVPDADAREKLLDELGLGERPSIGERVRLSLDGGVVDAEVDYTGHGTIGLRTVDGLIRFHLRDKIDMPVAVAHYVYGTSIDVPRFTRAWEAWLNRVLG; encoded by the coding sequence ATGTCACGGGAATTCGAGTTGCGCAAGGAAGTGGTCCTCGAGGCCACCCCGGAGCAGGTCTGGGAGGCGATCAGCACCGGGGCCGGCAACACCGCGTGGTTCCAGCCGATCGAGGACGTGGATCCGGACGCCGCGAACGTGGTCGCCTGGGACCCGCCGCGGCACCTGAAGGTGGACGCGGGCACCCAGGCGTTCGAATACCTGGTCGAGGCGCGCGACGGCGGGACGGCCGTGTTGCGGTTCGTGCACAGCGGCGTCCTCGACGACAACTGGACCGGCGAGTACGAGGACCTCACCGGCAAGGGCTGGGACCTCTACTTCCACACGCTCGCCCAGTACTTCCGCCACTTCCCCGGGCGGCGGGCGACCTACGTCGAGGCGGAGGGGCCGAAGGTCCCGGACGCGGACGCGCGGGAGAAGCTGCTCGACGAGCTGGGCCTGGGCGAGCGCCCCTCGATCGGCGAGCGGGTGCGGCTGTCCCTCGACGGTGGGGTCGTGGACGCCGAGGTCGACTACACCGGGCACGGCACGATCGGGTTGCGCACCGTGGACGGGTTGATCCGGTTCCACCTGCGGGACAAGATCGACATGCCGGTCGCGGTGGCGCACTACGTCTACGGGACGTCGATCGACGTCCCGCGGTTCACGCGTGCGTGGGAAGCGTGGTTGAATCGCGTGCTCGGCTGA
- a CDS encoding MFS transporter, translating into MPEPAEPQQQDVSVADPAVVKRAVGAAAIGNITEWYDFGVYGYLTTTISKVFFTNLSGPMATIATFGLFAVSFLIRPFGGLLFGPLSDRIGRKRVLSLTVILMAAGTFAIGVIPGYSAIGIAAPLLVLLARLVQGVSTGGEYGSAMTFIAEYAPDRRRGFLGSWLEFGTLTGYAFGATIATVLTAALPEDQLLSWGWRIPFLIALPIGAVGLYLRLRLEETPAFEQFMQAEGKQRNSAGQELRAIFGRYWPAMLLCAGLVLAWNVTNYMLTSYMPTYLTETLPGHGRDGVGETVAQILQIVVLVLLMVVVTFLGRLSDRFGRRRIVMTGCAGLVVLSLPAVLLLRAGGDVATFAGLAVMGLTLVCFSSTLPSTLPAMFPTHIRAGALSIAFNISVSLFGGTTSTVMGALVAATGDLNWPAYYLIAAGIVGAVCIHFTRESAGRPLQGSPAIVSPDEPAASRG; encoded by the coding sequence GTGCCAGAACCAGCCGAACCGCAGCAGCAGGACGTCAGCGTCGCGGATCCGGCGGTGGTGAAACGCGCCGTCGGCGCGGCCGCGATCGGCAACATCACCGAGTGGTACGACTTCGGCGTCTACGGCTACCTCACCACGACGATCAGCAAGGTCTTCTTCACCAACCTGTCCGGTCCGATGGCGACGATCGCCACGTTCGGGCTGTTCGCGGTGTCGTTCCTGATCCGGCCGTTCGGTGGTCTGCTGTTCGGCCCGCTGTCCGACCGCATCGGGCGCAAGCGCGTGCTGTCGCTCACCGTCATCCTCATGGCCGCCGGCACGTTCGCGATCGGGGTGATCCCCGGGTATTCGGCGATCGGCATCGCCGCGCCACTGCTGGTCCTGCTCGCCCGGCTGGTCCAGGGCGTGTCGACCGGTGGCGAGTACGGCAGCGCGATGACGTTCATCGCCGAGTACGCCCCGGACCGCAGGCGCGGATTCCTGGGCAGCTGGCTGGAGTTCGGCACGCTCACCGGATACGCCTTCGGCGCCACCATCGCCACGGTGCTGACCGCGGCGCTGCCCGAGGACCAGCTGCTGAGCTGGGGCTGGCGGATCCCGTTCCTGATCGCGCTGCCGATCGGCGCGGTCGGGCTCTACCTGCGGCTGCGGCTGGAGGAGACGCCGGCGTTCGAGCAGTTCATGCAAGCCGAGGGCAAGCAGCGGAACTCCGCCGGGCAGGAGTTGCGCGCGATCTTCGGCCGGTACTGGCCGGCCATGCTGCTGTGCGCCGGCCTGGTGCTGGCCTGGAACGTGACCAACTACATGCTCACCAGCTACATGCCGACCTACCTCACCGAGACGCTGCCCGGCCACGGCCGGGACGGCGTCGGCGAGACCGTCGCGCAGATCCTGCAGATCGTGGTGCTGGTGCTGCTGATGGTGGTCGTCACGTTCCTCGGCCGCCTGTCCGACCGGTTCGGGCGACGGCGGATCGTCATGACCGGCTGCGCCGGGCTCGTCGTGCTGTCACTGCCCGCGGTGCTGCTCCTGCGCGCGGGCGGGGACGTCGCGACGTTCGCCGGGCTGGCCGTGATGGGCCTGACGCTGGTGTGCTTCTCCAGCACCCTGCCGTCGACCTTGCCGGCGATGTTCCCGACGCACATCCGCGCCGGGGCGCTGTCGATCGCGTTCAACATCTCCGTGTCGCTGTTCGGCGGCACCACCTCGACCGTGATGGGCGCGCTGGTGGCCGCCACCGGCGACCTGAACTGGCCCGCGTACTACCTGATCGCGGCCGGGATCGTGGGCGCGGTGTGCATCCACTTCACCCGGGAGTCGGCGGGACGGCCGCTCCAGGGCTCGCCGGCGATCGTCAGCCCCGACGAGCCCGCCGCGTCACGCGGCTGA
- a CDS encoding MFS transporter, whose amino-acid sequence MLRALGNHNYRLWATADLVSVTGTWMQVLGLNWVVMARTGSATSVGLSVLLSTLPALLIGPWAGAVADRFPPRRIILAGQSAHLVIALLLAVMVWQDMPLVTIYGLTAVAGVVGAFESPALGRFAGQVVPRQDLGNALALGSLVNSAGRVLGMSLAGVLAAAVGDALLFVLNAGSFVAVIVTVLVIRTGELHPLAVAKAERAGVRAGLTYVRRSHVLVVLFTLGFALSGLGRNYQVTMAAMAEGPLASGAAGYGLLSSVFAVGTVLGGIIAARVRELTIPLLLGAAAVTSVLQAASGFLPGMLGFGAVILPIAAGAVLIDTAKSTRLQLDSAEDMRGRVLSIDGAVAAAAGATGAPLLGWMCERLGAGEALLVAGVVTLAATGVATLALQRSRRRVVEPVLATSAA is encoded by the coding sequence ATGCTTCGCGCGCTCGGAAACCACAACTACCGGCTGTGGGCCACCGCCGACCTCGTCTCGGTCACCGGTACCTGGATGCAGGTCCTCGGCCTGAACTGGGTGGTCATGGCGCGCACCGGCTCGGCCACCTCGGTCGGCCTGTCGGTGCTGCTGTCCACGCTCCCGGCCCTGCTCATCGGCCCGTGGGCGGGCGCGGTCGCCGACCGGTTCCCGCCGCGGCGCATCATCCTGGCCGGCCAGTCGGCGCACCTGGTGATCGCGCTGCTGCTGGCCGTCATGGTGTGGCAGGACATGCCACTGGTCACCATCTACGGCCTCACCGCGGTCGCCGGCGTGGTCGGGGCGTTCGAGTCGCCGGCGCTGGGACGCTTCGCCGGGCAGGTGGTCCCCCGTCAGGACCTGGGCAACGCCCTCGCGCTCGGGTCGCTGGTCAACTCCGCCGGCCGGGTCCTCGGCATGAGCCTCGCCGGTGTGCTGGCTGCGGCGGTGGGTGACGCGCTGCTGTTCGTCCTCAACGCGGGCAGCTTCGTCGCCGTCATCGTGACCGTCCTGGTGATCCGCACCGGGGAGCTGCACCCGCTGGCCGTCGCGAAGGCCGAGCGCGCCGGGGTGCGCGCGGGGTTGACCTACGTGCGCCGCAGCCACGTCCTGGTCGTGCTGTTCACGCTCGGGTTCGCGCTGTCCGGGCTGGGCCGCAACTACCAGGTCACCATGGCCGCGATGGCCGAAGGACCGCTCGCCTCGGGCGCCGCCGGTTACGGCCTGCTGTCGTCGGTGTTCGCCGTCGGCACCGTCCTCGGCGGCATCATCGCGGCCCGTGTCCGCGAACTGACCATCCCGCTGCTCCTCGGGGCCGCCGCGGTGACCAGCGTCCTGCAGGCCGCCAGCGGTTTCCTGCCCGGCATGCTCGGGTTCGGCGCGGTGATCCTGCCGATCGCCGCGGGCGCGGTCCTCATCGACACCGCGAAGTCCACCCGTCTGCAGCTCGACTCGGCCGAGGACATGCGCGGCCGGGTGCTGTCGATCGACGGCGCGGTCGCCGCCGCCGCGGGTGCGACGGGGGCGCCGCTGCTGGGCTGGATGTGCGAGCGGCTCGGCGCGGGCGAGGCCCTGCTGGTCGCGGGGGTGGTCACGCTCGCCGCGACGGGTGTGGCGACGCTCGCGCTGCAACGGTCGCGCCGCCGGGTCGTCGAACCGGTCCTCGCCACGTCAGCCGCGTGA